The Streptomyces pactum genome contains a region encoding:
- a CDS encoding ABC transporter permease — MSQALDTSPPTPAPVAPTPDDHDLAALAARHGLSVSGARPSLPAYVRRLWARRHFITAFSTAKLTAQYSQAKLGQVWQVMTPLLNAAVYYFIFGMLMNTSRGVEDFVPFLVTGVFVWTFTQSSIMAGTKAVSGNLGLVRALHFPRAALPVSFCLQQLQQLMFSMGALVVILLAFGVPPAASWVLAVPALVLQFVFNAGLALVMARVGSKIPDMAQLMPFLLRTWMYGSGVMFSIHHMTGPDSGLPSWVGPLLQVNPAVVYIDLMRFALIDSFGGGMLPDHVWAMAVGWALVAGIGGFIYFWKAEETYGRG, encoded by the coding sequence GTGAGTCAGGCCCTCGACACATCACCCCCGACGCCGGCCCCGGTCGCCCCCACCCCCGACGACCACGACCTCGCGGCCCTCGCCGCCCGCCACGGCCTGTCGGTCAGCGGCGCCCGCCCCTCGCTCCCCGCGTACGTCCGCCGGCTCTGGGCGCGCCGGCACTTCATCACCGCCTTCTCCACCGCCAAGCTCACCGCCCAGTACAGCCAGGCCAAGCTGGGCCAGGTCTGGCAGGTGATGACACCGCTGCTCAACGCGGCCGTGTACTACTTCATCTTCGGCATGCTGATGAACACCAGCCGCGGCGTGGAGGACTTCGTCCCGTTCCTGGTCACCGGCGTCTTCGTGTGGACCTTCACGCAGAGCTCGATCATGGCGGGCACCAAGGCCGTCTCCGGCAACCTCGGCCTGGTGCGCGCCCTGCACTTCCCGCGGGCCGCGCTGCCGGTGTCGTTCTGCCTCCAGCAGTTGCAGCAGCTCATGTTCTCGATGGGCGCCCTGGTCGTCATCCTGCTCGCCTTCGGTGTACCGCCCGCCGCGTCCTGGGTGCTGGCGGTCCCGGCACTGGTGCTGCAGTTCGTGTTCAACGCGGGCTTGGCGCTGGTCATGGCCCGGGTGGGCTCCAAGATCCCCGACATGGCCCAGCTCATGCCGTTCCTGCTGCGGACCTGGATGTACGGCTCGGGCGTCATGTTCAGCATCCATCACATGACCGGCCCGGACAGCGGCCTGCCCTCGTGGGTCGGCCCCCTCCTCCAGGTCAACCCCGCCGTCGTCTACATCGACCTGATGCGCTTCGCCCTGATCGACAGCTTCGGCGGCGGCATGCTGCCGGACCACGTGTGGGCGATGGCCGTGGGCTGGGCCCTGGTCGCCGGGATCGGCGGCTTCATCTACTTCTGGAAGGCCGAGGAGACGTACGGACGTGGCTGA
- a CDS encoding TetR/AcrR family transcriptional regulator: MTTNADDEPRPRPRRRAPAGAAVLREDVTEAIRAAVFEELAAVGYARMSIEGIARRAGVGKTAVYRRWRSKLHLVLDIVSALAVQGLPAPDTGSLEGDLRLLYEVTSRALRHPVASQVIPDLQAEAARNPDIAEAMQKTLREGQDGVASKILAAAAERGELAAGLDTDLALDLISGPLYWRSVVIRGPKPPKGYLAALARATAEGLKAL; the protein is encoded by the coding sequence ATGACGACCAACGCCGACGACGAGCCCCGGCCGCGCCCGCGCCGCCGGGCCCCCGCCGGGGCGGCCGTGCTCCGCGAGGACGTGACGGAAGCCATCCGGGCGGCGGTCTTCGAGGAGCTCGCGGCGGTCGGCTACGCGCGGATGTCCATCGAGGGGATCGCGCGCCGCGCGGGGGTCGGCAAGACGGCCGTCTACCGGCGCTGGCGCTCCAAGCTGCACCTGGTGCTCGACATCGTCTCCGCGCTCGCCGTGCAGGGCCTGCCCGCGCCCGACACCGGGTCCCTGGAGGGCGACCTGCGGCTGCTGTACGAGGTGACGTCCCGCGCCCTGCGCCACCCGGTGGCCTCGCAGGTCATCCCCGACCTCCAGGCGGAGGCGGCCCGCAACCCCGACATCGCCGAGGCCATGCAGAAGACCCTGCGGGAGGGCCAGGACGGCGTCGCCAGCAAGATCCTCGCGGCGGCGGCGGAACGCGGCGAACTCGCCGCCGGCCTCGACACCGACCTGGCCCTCGACCTGATCTCGGGCCCGCTGTACTGGCGCTCGGTGGTCATCCGCGGCCCCAAACCGCCGAAGGGCTACCTGGCGGCACTGGCGCGGGCCACGGCGGAGGGGCTCAAGGCGCTCTGA